A DNA window from Bradyrhizobium barranii subsp. barranii contains the following coding sequences:
- a CDS encoding branched-chain amino acid ABC transporter permease, with protein MSASSDVGYHARRQARWHYGEVAFWLVVLACGFAFPTRYLIMTDILRLALFAMSLDLILGYAGIVSLGHAAFFGVGAYAAGLLALHGIINEPVLALIVAGLAAMVLGFATSFLVIRGVDLTRLMVTLGIALLLEALAERFSNITGGTDGLQGIEMQPIFGEIAFDMFGKTGFFYSLAVLFLLFLFARRVVHSPFGLSLRAIKNNPLRAAAIGIPVNRRLIAIYTLAAFYAGIAGALFTQTTAIASLDVFAFERSADLMLVLVIGGTGYLYGGLVGAVVFRMLQELFSTITPQYWQFWIGLVLVVIVLVGRQRLHRWMLYVPNLVIKQVAGRKAVVAVPESDA; from the coding sequence ATGAGCGCTTCCTCCGACGTCGGTTATCACGCCCGGCGCCAGGCACGCTGGCACTATGGCGAAGTCGCCTTCTGGCTGGTCGTGCTGGCCTGCGGCTTCGCATTTCCCACGCGCTATCTGATCATGACCGACATCCTGCGGCTGGCGCTGTTTGCGATGTCGCTGGATCTCATCCTCGGTTATGCCGGCATCGTCTCGCTCGGCCACGCCGCCTTCTTCGGCGTCGGCGCCTACGCCGCGGGGCTTCTCGCCTTGCATGGCATCATCAACGAGCCCGTGCTCGCGCTGATCGTCGCCGGCCTTGCCGCGATGGTGCTGGGTTTCGCCACCAGCTTCCTGGTGATCCGCGGCGTCGATCTGACCCGGCTGATGGTCACGCTCGGCATCGCGCTGCTGCTTGAAGCGCTCGCCGAGCGCTTCTCTAACATCACCGGCGGCACCGACGGCCTTCAGGGCATCGAGATGCAGCCGATCTTCGGCGAGATTGCGTTCGACATGTTCGGCAAGACCGGCTTTTTCTACTCGCTGGCGGTGCTGTTCCTGTTGTTCCTGTTCGCCCGCCGCGTCGTGCATTCGCCGTTCGGCCTGTCGCTGCGCGCGATCAAGAACAATCCGCTGCGCGCCGCCGCCATCGGCATCCCCGTCAACCGCCGCCTGATCGCGATCTACACGCTCGCGGCGTTCTATGCCGGCATCGCGGGCGCGCTGTTCACCCAGACCACGGCGATCGCCTCCCTCGACGTGTTCGCCTTCGAGCGTTCGGCCGATTTGATGCTGGTGCTCGTGATTGGCGGAACCGGATATCTCTATGGCGGGCTGGTCGGTGCGGTGGTGTTCCGTATGCTCCAGGAATTGTTCTCCACCATCACCCCGCAATATTGGCAGTTCTGGATCGGTCTCGTGCTGGTCGTGATCGTGCTCGTCGGCCGCCAGCGCCTGCATCGCTGGATGCTGTACGTGCCGAACCTGGTCATCAAGCAGGTTGCCGGACGCAAGGCCGTCGTTGCCGTGCCGGAGAGCGACGCATGA
- a CDS encoding branched-chain amino acid ABC transporter permease, with amino-acid sequence MTSILTNLFDGVAYGMLLFVLACGLAVTLGLMNFVNLAHGAFAMAGGYVCMVLVNRMGWPFFAALPLAFVSSAAIGIVLERTLYRHLYARSHLDQVLFTIGLTFMSVAAVDYIQGSSRVFINLPAALQGQFDVFGVGIGRYRLMIIVICGLLTIGLQMVLAKTRFGSRLRAAVDDPRAASGLGINVPQVFAFTFAFGCGLAGLGGALSAEILGLDPYFPLKFMIYFLIVVTVGGSSSITGPFLASLLLGIGDVAGKYYVPKMGPFVIYTMMIVILIWRPNGLFGRTAAR; translated from the coding sequence ATGACCTCTATCCTCACCAACCTGTTCGATGGCGTTGCCTACGGCATGCTGCTGTTCGTGCTCGCTTGCGGGCTTGCGGTCACGCTCGGCCTGATGAACTTCGTCAACCTCGCCCACGGCGCCTTCGCCATGGCCGGCGGCTATGTCTGCATGGTCCTGGTCAATCGGATGGGCTGGCCGTTCTTCGCCGCGCTGCCGCTCGCCTTCGTCTCGTCGGCTGCGATCGGCATCGTGCTGGAGCGAACGCTCTACCGCCATCTCTATGCGCGCAGCCATCTCGACCAGGTGCTGTTCACGATCGGTCTCACGTTCATGTCGGTCGCGGCCGTCGACTACATCCAGGGCTCGTCGCGGGTGTTCATCAATTTGCCGGCTGCGCTCCAGGGCCAGTTCGACGTGTTCGGCGTCGGCATCGGCCGCTACCGGTTGATGATCATCGTGATCTGCGGCCTGCTCACCATTGGTCTCCAGATGGTGCTGGCCAAGACCCGGTTCGGCAGCCGGCTGCGCGCCGCGGTCGATGATCCCCGTGCCGCGAGCGGCCTTGGCATCAACGTGCCGCAGGTGTTCGCCTTCACCTTCGCTTTCGGTTGCGGGCTCGCCGGCCTCGGCGGCGCGCTGAGCGCCGAGATCCTCGGCCTCGATCCGTATTTCCCGCTGAAGTTCATGATCTACTTCCTGATCGTCGTCACCGTCGGCGGCTCGTCCTCGATCACCGGGCCGTTCCTGGCCTCGCTCCTGCTCGGCATCGGCGACGTCGCCGGCAAATATTACGTGCCGAAGATGGGCCCCTTCGTGATCTACACCATGATGATCGTGATCCTGATCTGGCGCCCGAACGGCCTGTTCGGCCGCACGGCCGCGCGTTGA
- a CDS encoding cobalamin-independent methionine synthase II family protein translates to MQRTKAPFRADEVGSLLRPAKIKEARARLEKGEISVDDLRKIEDMEIEKVVHKQASIGLKLATDGEFRRSWWHFDFLAKLTGCEMFHPDTGIQFAGVETRHDAVRVIGKLDFPDDHPMLDHFRFLKKSADQAHVAAKMTIPSPAVLHFRGGRKAISKDVYPDLDAFYEDLGKTYRKAVKAFYDAGCRYLQFDDTVWAYLCSQDELQKARERGDNPEGLQQIYARVINYALAEKPADMVVTTHVCRGNFRSTWISSGGYEPVAETMLAGTNYDGYFLEYDSDRAGGFEPLRFLPKGNKVVVVGVITSKFGELEKKDDIKRRLEEAAKFAPLEQLALSPQCGFASTEEGNILSEEEQWAKLGLAVEIAKEVWGN, encoded by the coding sequence ATGCAGCGAACCAAAGCCCCCTTCCGCGCCGACGAGGTCGGCAGCCTCTTGCGTCCCGCGAAGATCAAGGAAGCCCGCGCCAGGCTCGAGAAGGGCGAGATCTCGGTCGACGATCTGCGCAAGATCGAGGACATGGAGATCGAGAAGGTCGTGCACAAGCAGGCCTCGATCGGCTTGAAGCTCGCGACCGACGGCGAATTCCGCCGCTCCTGGTGGCATTTCGATTTCCTGGCCAAGCTCACCGGCTGCGAAATGTTTCACCCGGACACGGGCATCCAGTTCGCGGGCGTCGAGACGCGGCATGACGCGGTCCGCGTGATCGGCAAGCTCGATTTCCCCGACGACCATCCGATGCTGGATCACTTCCGCTTCCTGAAGAAGTCCGCCGACCAGGCCCACGTCGCCGCCAAGATGACGATCCCCTCGCCGGCCGTGCTGCACTTCCGCGGCGGCCGCAAGGCGATCTCCAAGGACGTCTATCCCGATCTCGACGCGTTCTACGAAGACCTCGGCAAGACCTACCGCAAGGCCGTGAAGGCGTTTTACGATGCCGGCTGCCGCTATCTTCAGTTCGACGACACCGTGTGGGCGTATCTCTGCTCGCAGGACGAGTTGCAGAAGGCGCGTGAGCGTGGCGACAATCCCGAGGGTCTCCAGCAGATCTATGCGCGCGTCATCAATTACGCGCTGGCCGAGAAGCCGGCCGACATGGTGGTGACGACGCATGTCTGCCGCGGCAATTTCCGCTCGACCTGGATCTCCTCGGGCGGCTACGAGCCCGTGGCCGAGACCATGCTGGCCGGCACCAATTACGATGGCTACTTCCTCGAATACGACTCTGACCGCGCCGGCGGCTTCGAGCCGCTGCGCTTCCTGCCCAAGGGCAACAAGGTCGTCGTGGTCGGCGTCATCACCTCGAAGTTCGGCGAGCTCGAGAAAAAGGATGACATCAAGCGTCGTCTCGAAGAGGCCGCCAAGTTTGCACCGCTGGAGCAGCTCGCGCTGTCCCCGCAATGCGGCTTTGCCTCGACCGAGGAAGGCAACATCCTCTCCGAGGAAGAGCAGTGGGCCAAGCTCGGCCTTGCGGTCGAGATCGCCAAGGAAGTGTGGGGCAACTAA
- a CDS encoding ABC transporter ATP-binding protein yields MTIALETQNLEKQFGGLRVTRDLSLKIEQGARHALIGPNGAGKTTVINQLTGVLKPNSGRILLEGQDITDFPVHKRVLRGLSRTFQINQLYPDLTPLETIGLAVSERLGHGGDWWRRMGTRGDVNGEIADLLRRFHLLDVMNEETVTLPYGKQRLLEIAVAIAVKPRVLLLDEPAAGVPESERHDILAVVGSLPRDVTVLLIEHDMDLVFSFADRISVLVSGALLTEGPPDVVARDPQVKAVYLGEEAVNV; encoded by the coding sequence ATGACCATCGCGCTCGAAACCCAAAATCTCGAAAAGCAGTTCGGCGGTCTGCGCGTGACGCGGGACCTGTCGCTCAAGATCGAGCAGGGCGCCCGCCACGCGCTGATCGGCCCGAACGGCGCCGGCAAGACCACTGTGATCAACCAGCTCACCGGCGTGCTCAAGCCGAACTCGGGCCGGATCCTGCTCGAAGGCCAGGACATCACGGATTTTCCGGTGCACAAGCGCGTGCTGCGCGGCCTGTCGCGCACCTTCCAGATCAACCAGCTCTATCCCGACCTGACCCCGCTCGAGACCATCGGCCTCGCCGTCTCCGAGCGCCTCGGCCATGGCGGCGACTGGTGGCGGCGGATGGGCACGCGGGGCGACGTCAACGGCGAGATCGCCGATCTCCTGAGGCGCTTCCATCTGCTCGACGTCATGAACGAAGAGACCGTGACGCTGCCTTACGGCAAGCAACGCCTGCTCGAGATCGCGGTCGCGATCGCCGTCAAGCCGCGCGTGCTGCTGCTCGACGAGCCCGCCGCCGGCGTGCCCGAGAGCGAACGCCACGACATTCTCGCCGTCGTAGGCAGCCTGCCGCGCGACGTCACCGTGCTGCTGATCGAGCACGACATGGACCTCGTCTTTTCCTTCGCCGACCGCATCTCGGTATTGGTCTCGGGCGCGCTGCTCACAGAAGGTCCACCCGACGTGGTCGCGCGCGACCCGCAGGTCAAGGCCGTCTATCTCGGCGAGGAGGCGGTCAATGTCTGA
- the metK gene encoding methionine adenosyltransferase, with protein sequence MRASYLFTSESVSEGHPDKVCDRISDEIVDLFYREGPKAGIDPWQIRAACETLATTNKVVIAGETRGPASVTNEQIEGVVRAAIKDIGYEQDGFHWEKADIEILLHPQSADIAQGVDALQPGEVKEEGAGDQGIMFGYATNETPDLMPAPIFYAHKILRLISEARHSGREKVLGPDSKSQVTVQYENGKPVGVREIVVSHQHLVEDISSKQIRDIVEPYVREALPKDWITPKTIWHINPTGKFYIGGPDGDSGLTGRKIIVDTYGGAAPHGGGAFSGKDPTKVDRSAAYAARYVAKNIVAAGLADRCTLQLAYAIGVARPLSIYIDTHGTGKVSEDQLEMAAAKAMDLTPRGIRSHLDLNRPIYARTSAYGHFGRTPDNEGGFSWEKTDLVEALKRAL encoded by the coding sequence ATGCGCGCGTCCTATCTCTTCACCAGCGAATCCGTGTCCGAGGGTCATCCCGACAAGGTCTGTGACCGGATCTCCGATGAAATCGTCGATCTGTTCTACCGCGAAGGGCCGAAAGCCGGCATCGATCCGTGGCAGATCCGTGCGGCCTGCGAGACGCTCGCGACCACCAACAAGGTGGTGATCGCCGGCGAGACCCGAGGTCCCGCATCCGTTACCAACGAGCAGATCGAAGGCGTCGTGCGCGCCGCGATCAAGGACATCGGCTACGAGCAGGACGGCTTCCACTGGGAGAAGGCCGACATCGAAATCCTGCTGCATCCGCAGTCGGCCGACATCGCGCAGGGCGTCGATGCGCTGCAGCCGGGCGAGGTCAAGGAAGAGGGCGCAGGCGACCAGGGCATCATGTTCGGTTACGCCACCAACGAGACGCCTGATCTGATGCCGGCGCCGATCTTCTATGCCCACAAGATCCTGCGCCTCATCTCGGAAGCGCGTCACTCCGGCCGCGAGAAGGTGCTGGGTCCGGACTCCAAGAGCCAGGTCACCGTGCAGTACGAGAACGGCAAGCCGGTCGGCGTGCGCGAGATCGTCGTGTCGCACCAGCATCTGGTCGAGGACATCTCGTCGAAGCAGATCCGCGACATCGTCGAGCCCTATGTCCGCGAGGCGCTGCCGAAGGACTGGATCACGCCGAAGACCATCTGGCACATCAATCCGACCGGCAAGTTCTACATCGGCGGTCCGGACGGCGATTCCGGCCTGACCGGCCGCAAGATCATCGTCGACACCTATGGTGGCGCGGCCCCGCATGGCGGCGGTGCGTTCTCCGGCAAGGATCCGACCAAGGTCGACCGTTCGGCGGCTTACGCGGCGCGCTACGTCGCCAAGAACATCGTCGCGGCCGGTCTCGCCGATCGCTGCACCCTCCAGCTCGCCTACGCCATCGGCGTCGCGCGTCCGCTGTCGATCTACATCGACACCCACGGCACCGGTAAGGTGTCGGAGGACCAGCTCGAGATGGCCGCCGCCAAGGCGATGGATCTCACCCCGCGCGGCATCCGCAGCCATCTCGACCTCAACCGCCCGATCTACGCGCGCACCTCGGCCTACGGCCATTTCGGCCGCACGCCCGACAACGAGGGCGGCTTCTCCTGGGAGAAGACCGACCTGGTCGAAGCGCTCAAGCGCGCGCTCTGA
- a CDS encoding caspase family protein codes for MRRLLVALCLLTATLWAAPAFAQARSQLGPLCTTDTTPPDQMIDACNKIVALKVFRGEQLATIYFWRAVGWNKKGDYSKVIADTTEAIRLQPSQAVYNLRGSAYYDKGDYDIAIADFDDALKLGPPDGTIFHNRGNAWRGKGDYAKAIADYDATIKLQPKSTFSFQNRGIAKEALGDLDGALADINQAIRLDPTLPQPLINRTAIWRVRGDLDRAIADGSEAIRLAKEKPPVNIMTPPNSVLISGYIHRALAYEAKGDYAHARDDYKATLAIVASDAGSKANQATAKVRLSLVTDALTPIPRDPPSPATQPAPHQTGAAPAPSPAPVTLGKRLALVIGNGAYAHVKALPNPANDARAVARSLRDIGFTVSEGIDLDRAAMQKVRRDFLREAARAQVALVYYAGHGVQVDGRNYLIPVDVDLKPGAGMTEAMIDMDTIMAGLDDQVRTNILIFDACRNNPMAQQVAAAGTNRGIEGASGLAAPTSLGAGATLGAGTLIAFATAPGQVALDGEGANSPFSAALSRHLGTPGLEVQQMLTRVRAEVVSSTKNKQVPWSNSSLLGEVYLAEK; via the coding sequence ATGCGCCGCCTGCTCGTCGCGCTCTGCCTGCTCACAGCAACCCTGTGGGCCGCACCCGCCTTCGCGCAGGCGCGGAGCCAGCTCGGGCCGCTCTGCACCACCGACACCACGCCGCCAGACCAGATGATCGACGCCTGCAACAAGATCGTCGCGCTGAAGGTGTTTCGCGGCGAGCAGCTCGCGACGATCTATTTCTGGCGCGCGGTGGGCTGGAACAAGAAGGGCGACTATTCGAAGGTCATCGCCGACACCACCGAGGCGATCCGGCTCCAGCCGAGCCAGGCGGTCTACAATCTCAGGGGATCGGCCTATTACGACAAGGGAGACTACGACATCGCGATCGCCGATTTCGACGATGCGCTGAAGCTCGGCCCGCCTGATGGCACGATCTTCCACAATCGCGGCAACGCCTGGCGCGGCAAGGGCGACTACGCCAAGGCGATCGCCGACTACGATGCCACGATCAAGCTGCAGCCCAAATCGACGTTCTCGTTCCAGAATCGCGGCATTGCGAAGGAGGCGCTCGGCGATCTCGACGGCGCGCTTGCCGACATCAACCAGGCGATCCGGCTCGACCCGACACTGCCGCAGCCGCTGATCAATCGCACCGCGATCTGGCGCGTGCGGGGCGATCTCGATCGCGCCATTGCCGATGGCAGCGAGGCGATCCGGCTTGCGAAAGAGAAACCGCCCGTCAACATCATGACGCCGCCGAACAGCGTGCTGATATCAGGCTATATCCACCGCGCGCTGGCCTATGAGGCGAAGGGCGACTACGCCCATGCGCGCGACGACTACAAGGCGACGCTGGCGATCGTGGCTTCCGATGCCGGCAGCAAGGCCAACCAGGCCACCGCCAAGGTGCGGCTGTCGCTGGTGACGGATGCGCTCACACCCATCCCGCGCGATCCGCCGTCACCGGCGACGCAGCCGGCCCCGCATCAAACGGGCGCGGCGCCTGCGCCCTCGCCTGCCCCGGTGACGCTCGGCAAGCGCCTGGCACTGGTGATCGGCAACGGCGCCTATGCGCATGTCAAGGCGCTGCCCAATCCGGCCAACGATGCGCGTGCCGTCGCCAGGAGCCTGCGCGACATCGGCTTCACGGTGTCGGAGGGCATCGATCTCGACCGCGCAGCGATGCAGAAAGTGAGGCGCGACTTCCTGCGCGAGGCGGCGCGGGCGCAGGTCGCGTTGGTCTACTATGCCGGCCACGGCGTGCAGGTCGACGGCCGCAACTATCTCATTCCCGTCGACGTCGACCTCAAGCCGGGCGCGGGCATGACGGAGGCGATGATTGACATGGACACGATCATGGCCGGCCTCGACGATCAGGTCCGCACCAACATTTTGATCTTCGATGCCTGCCGCAACAATCCGATGGCGCAGCAGGTCGCAGCCGCCGGCACCAACCGAGGCATCGAGGGCGCTTCGGGCCTCGCAGCGCCAACAAGCCTGGGCGCCGGTGCAACGCTGGGCGCGGGCACGCTGATCGCGTTCGCCACCGCGCCGGGCCAGGTCGCACTCGATGGCGAAGGCGCCAACTCGCCGTTCTCCGCCGCCCTCTCCCGCCATCTCGGCACGCCGGGGCTGGAGGTTCAGCAGATGCTGACGCGCGTGCGGGCGGAAGTGGTCTCGAGCACGAAGAACAAGCAGGTGCCGTGGTCGAACTCGTCGCTGCTGGGCGAGGTTTATCTGGCGGAGAAGTGA
- a CDS encoding ABC transporter substrate-binding protein, translated as MFERKTFSYKVSWTAAAAAIAGLAAIVPAKAEDTVKVGLILPMTGGQASTGKQIENAIKLYMQQKGDTVAGKKIEIILKDDAAIPDKTKTAAQELIVNDKVNFIAGFGVTQAALAAAPLATQAKIPEVVMAAGTSIITERSPYIVRTSFTLAQSSTIIADWAVKNGIKKVATLTSDYAPGNDALNFFKQNFTAGGGEVVEEVKTPLANPDFAPFLQRMKDAKPDAIFVFVPAGQGGNFMKQYAERGLDKAGIKVIGPGDVTDDDLLNNMGDAVLGTVTAHLYSAAHPSQMNKDFVAAYKKAFGNRPGFMAVSGYDGIHLIYEALKKTNGDTDGTKLVEAMKGQKWESPRGPISIDPETRDIVQNIYIRKVEKVDGELYNVEFATFEAVKDLGKTKK; from the coding sequence ATGTTCGAACGGAAGACGTTTTCTTACAAGGTCTCTTGGACCGCAGCAGCGGCCGCCATCGCCGGCCTCGCGGCCATCGTGCCGGCCAAGGCCGAGGACACCGTCAAGGTCGGCCTGATCCTGCCGATGACCGGCGGCCAGGCCTCGACCGGCAAGCAGATCGAGAACGCGATCAAGCTCTACATGCAGCAGAAGGGCGACACCGTCGCCGGCAAGAAGATCGAGATCATCCTCAAGGACGACGCCGCGATTCCGGACAAGACCAAGACGGCCGCGCAGGAGCTGATCGTCAACGACAAGGTCAATTTCATCGCCGGCTTCGGCGTGACGCAGGCCGCGCTCGCGGCCGCGCCGCTCGCAACCCAGGCCAAGATCCCGGAAGTCGTGATGGCGGCCGGCACCTCCATCATCACCGAGCGCTCGCCCTACATCGTGCGCACCAGCTTCACGCTGGCGCAGTCGTCGACCATCATCGCCGACTGGGCGGTGAAGAACGGCATCAAGAAGGTGGCGACGCTCACCTCCGACTACGCGCCGGGCAACGACGCGCTGAACTTCTTCAAGCAGAATTTCACCGCCGGCGGCGGTGAGGTGGTCGAAGAGGTGAAGACGCCGCTCGCAAATCCGGATTTCGCGCCGTTCCTCCAGCGCATGAAGGACGCCAAGCCCGACGCGATCTTCGTGTTCGTGCCGGCCGGCCAGGGCGGCAACTTCATGAAGCAGTATGCCGAGCGTGGCCTCGACAAGGCCGGCATCAAGGTGATCGGACCGGGCGACGTCACCGACGACGACCTGCTCAACAACATGGGCGACGCCGTGCTCGGCACGGTCACCGCGCATCTGTATTCCGCGGCGCATCCCTCGCAGATGAACAAGGATTTCGTCGCGGCCTACAAGAAGGCCTTCGGCAACCGCCCGGGCTTCATGGCCGTGAGCGGCTATGACGGCATCCACCTCATCTACGAGGCGCTGAAGAAGACCAACGGCGACACCGATGGCACCAAGCTGGTCGAAGCCATGAAGGGCCAGAAGTGGGAAAGCCCGCGCGGCCCGATCTCGATCGACCCCGAGACCCGCGACATCGTGCAGAACATCTACATCCGCAAAGTCGAGAAGGTCGACGGCGAGCTCTACAATGTCGAGTTCGCGACCTTCGAAGCCGTCAAGGATCTCGGCAAGACCAAGAAGTGA
- a CDS encoding ABC transporter ATP-binding protein — MSDLLAIDALRAGYGEAVVLPNMSLRLAEGQVLALLGRNGTGKTTLINSIVGVTRRFSGSVALAGTDVTSLRPDQRARAGIGWVPQERNIFRSLTVEENMTAVAQPGPWTVERVYEMFPRLKERRSNFGNQLSGGEQQMLAIGRALTLNPKVLLLDEPTEGLAPIIVEELLKAIGSITRAGGICSIIVEQNAQKILGLADRVVILERGTIVHDAPSAALKADPSVLERHLGVAGAAAH; from the coding sequence ATGTCTGACCTGCTCGCGATCGACGCACTTCGCGCCGGCTATGGCGAGGCGGTGGTGCTGCCCAACATGTCCCTGCGCCTCGCCGAGGGGCAGGTGCTTGCGCTGCTGGGCCGCAACGGCACCGGCAAGACCACGCTGATCAACTCCATCGTCGGCGTGACCCGCCGTTTCTCCGGTTCGGTCGCGCTGGCCGGCACCGATGTCACGAGCTTGCGGCCCGATCAGCGGGCGCGGGCCGGCATCGGCTGGGTGCCGCAGGAGCGCAATATCTTCCGCTCGCTGACGGTGGAAGAGAACATGACCGCGGTGGCGCAGCCCGGCCCCTGGACGGTCGAGAGGGTCTACGAGATGTTCCCGCGGCTGAAGGAGCGGCGGAGCAATTTCGGCAACCAGCTCTCCGGCGGCGAGCAGCAGATGCTGGCGATCGGCCGGGCGCTGACCCTCAACCCGAAGGTTCTGCTGCTGGACGAGCCGACCGAGGGCCTCGCCCCCATCATCGTCGAGGAGCTTCTGAAGGCGATCGGCAGCATCACCCGGGCGGGCGGCATCTGCTCGATCATCGTCGAGCAGAACGCGCAAAAGATTCTGGGGCTCGCCGACCGTGTTGTGATATTGGAGCGCGGAACGATCGTCCACGACGCCCCGAGTGCCGCGCTGAAGGCCGACCCGTCGGTCCTCGAACGCCACCTCGGCGTCGCAGGGGCGGCGGCCCACTAA
- the ahcY gene encoding adenosylhomocysteinase, which yields MNAKPGFTDYIVKDISLADFGRKELSLAETEMPGLMATREEFGPKQPLKGARIAGSLHMTIQTGVLIETLAALGADIRWVSCNIYSTQDHAAAAIAAAGIPVFAVKGETLAEYWDYTAKLFDWHGDGHPNMILDDGGDATMYVHLGLRAENGDTAFLDKPGSEEEEVFFALLKKQLKEKPKGYFAEIAKSIKGVSEETTTGVHRLYDMQKAGTLLWPAINVNDSVTKSKFDNLYGCRESLVDGIRRGTDVMMSGKVAMVAGFGDVGKGSAASLRQAGCRVMVSEVDPICALQAAMEGYEVVTMEDAAPRADIFVTATGNKDIITIEHMRAMKDRAIVCNIGHFDNEIQIAGLRNLKWTNIKPQVDEIEFPDKHRIIMLSEGRLVNLGNAMGHPSFVMSASFTNQTLAQIELFANNKDGKYKKEVYVLPKSLDEKVARLHLAKIGVKLTELRKDQADYIGVKQEGPYKSDHYRY from the coding sequence ATGAATGCGAAGCCCGGCTTCACCGACTACATCGTCAAGGACATTTCGCTCGCCGACTTCGGCCGCAAGGAACTCTCGCTGGCCGAGACCGAGATGCCCGGCCTGATGGCCACCCGCGAGGAGTTCGGCCCGAAGCAGCCGCTGAAGGGCGCGCGCATCGCCGGCTCGCTGCACATGACGATCCAGACCGGCGTGCTGATCGAGACGCTGGCAGCCCTCGGCGCCGACATTCGCTGGGTCTCCTGCAACATCTATTCGACGCAGGACCACGCCGCGGCTGCGATCGCGGCCGCCGGCATTCCCGTCTTCGCGGTCAAGGGCGAGACGCTCGCCGAATACTGGGACTACACCGCAAAACTGTTCGACTGGCACGGCGACGGTCACCCGAACATGATCCTCGATGACGGCGGCGATGCCACCATGTACGTCCATCTCGGTCTGCGCGCCGAGAACGGCGACACCGCGTTCCTCGACAAGCCCGGCTCCGAGGAAGAGGAAGTCTTCTTCGCGCTCCTGAAGAAGCAGCTCAAGGAGAAGCCGAAGGGCTACTTCGCCGAGATCGCCAAGAGCATCAAGGGCGTTTCCGAAGAGACCACTACGGGCGTGCATCGTCTCTATGACATGCAGAAGGCCGGCACGCTGCTGTGGCCGGCGATCAACGTCAACGACAGCGTCACCAAGTCGAAGTTCGACAACCTCTATGGCTGCCGTGAATCGCTGGTCGACGGCATCCGTCGCGGCACCGACGTGATGATGTCGGGCAAGGTCGCGATGGTCGCGGGCTTCGGCGACGTCGGCAAGGGTTCTGCCGCGTCGCTGCGCCAGGCCGGCTGCCGCGTGATGGTGTCGGAAGTCGATCCGATCTGCGCGCTCCAGGCCGCGATGGAAGGCTACGAGGTCGTGACCATGGAAGACGCCGCGCCCCGCGCCGACATCTTCGTCACCGCGACCGGCAACAAGGACATCATCACGATCGAGCACATGCGCGCGATGAAGGATCGCGCCATCGTCTGCAACATCGGCCACTTCGACAACGAGATCCAGATCGCGGGTCTGCGTAACCTGAAGTGGACCAACATCAAGCCGCAGGTCGACGAGATCGAATTCCCCGACAAGCACCGAATCATCATGCTGTCGGAAGGCCGCCTCGTGAACCTCGGCAACGCGATGGGCCATCCGTCCTTCGTGATGTCGGCCTCCTTCACCAACCAGACGCTGGCGCAGATCGAGCTGTTCGCCAACAACAAGGACGGCAAGTACAAGAAGGAAGTCTACGTGCTGCCGAAGTCGCTGGACGAGAAGGTCGCGCGCCTGCACCTCGCCAAGATCGGCGTCAAGCTCACCGAGCTGCGCAAGGACCAGGCCGACTACATCGGCGTGAAGCAAGAAGGTCCGTACAAGTCGGACCACTACCGCTACTGA